The Gossypium hirsutum isolate 1008001.06 chromosome A03, Gossypium_hirsutum_v2.1, whole genome shotgun sequence genome contains the following window.
AGGTTATTGGGCATTAACAAGCACTTGTTATGTCAGGTGGCTCGTTTTCTTGACTACAACCAGACAAGCTATGTTGGGTTATGGccaaagaaattttctttttccttgtgaGAAGTATTTATACATTTGGCACATATGAATTCTTGAATTGTTTGTTCTTTTTACTTGATAGTAAAAAGCTTAAATTCCTTGGTAAGCACTCAACTTGTTATCAAGGTCAAGACATAAGAGATTAGGGATATTAGATTAATGGACTTAGATAATCAAAGCTCTAGATTTTTCAGGCTGAGAAATAATTTCTGAAAATTGGGTCCAAACTGCTTTGGCATCTCATTTTAGATATGTTATGGAGTTCATGGATTTTTCACATGGTGCAGGCTGCATAATATTATGGATTTCATGAGTTAAATTGTTCATCTAATGTTTTTGTAGTGGAAAAGTTGGAGTTTTCAATTTCATCAGGACATGCAGAAGTGAAACCCAGAGATCTTGGTgaagaaattgagagaaaaaggGAACAGTTCCAAGCTATCCTTCAACCTTTCTCTAAACAATGTAAAAGAAACGAggtaagtgaaaaaaaaatttcgaacTTAGTTATCTTCTATGTCCGTTTTATGGTATATAGGGATTAAATCTTTTTAGGGTTCGTGGTTGCCTCCAACAATATGATCTCTAGAATTGAACTTGCGTAGGAGTGCAGTTGAGTTGAGTTGAGCCTAAATAGTGGTAAGCTCAAGCTTGACTAGAAATTTGAGGTTTGATACTCGACTCAAGCTTGACTTGAGCATCAATTTCTATGCTTGAGCTTAGCTTGAGACATAATTAAACATGTTTATCAATTTTCGCACTCAAAACTTGATTATCTTTGTTTCtatataataaagataaaaaatgtaattttatgatataaaaatatattaaaataaaaagctCAATTAGGCTACGAGATAGTGCTTGAATTTGGCTCGATTGAAAGTTGGAGTTGCTAAAGATCGAGATTGGCTCGATAATTACCGAATCAAATTAAAGTTTTTTTCAAGTAGAATTCAAATAGTTTGCAAGCATTAGTATCTTATTTACAATCCTAAACTTGAGTTTTTTTCCTAAGAGTGTATTGTATATTATCATTGCAATCGAGACTTGTCCGTAAATAGGGTTTTACTGGCATATTATCTGAAACTTTGTACTGATTAGGTTAAGTTGGAGGTCAAACTTGCTGCTGGAATATGTCCTGAAGAAATAACACTCAAAGAAGCAGAAAATGCTAACACAAGATGGATTGTTCTTGACAGGTATGGCCAACTATCCTTTTCATTGCTTCTGTTTTTTGCATTCTAATGCATACAATTTCCCAAACTGGAAAAAGggtattaaatttgaatattgattagtgttttttttataatcttGATTATTGACAGCCACTTAAAGAAGTACAAAATGTGTATATATTGGAATGTTGAATGCAATGTTGCAGTAATGAAAGGAAAAGATGTTGCTACTTTAATGCCATCAAGGGCTCCCAAGCCTGATTACTCTCCTGTAAGTAGTGAACAAGCGGATGCTCAAACTTGGCCCGATGATCGATCCCTTAATGATCAAGAAACCGGAAATCAGAACGTGATTGAGGAAGGGGAATCATCGATACAACAAACTCCACGGGGTCCCTCTTGGTATCCATTACAATTTAGACCTGGTTTTCCTCGAGAATTTTTGTTCAGTGAAATCGAAGAGATTACGAACGGCTTCTCTGATATCATTTGTCAAGAGGAAAATCTTAAAGTTTACGAAGGGGTATTGCAGAATACACCTGTTATAGTCAAATCTATTCAAGACGATGAACAGTTTTGGTCGATGCTTACGATCCTCTCCCGTGTACGCCACCGCAATATCATGAACATCGTTGGATATTGCTGTACCGCCACGAACAGATTACTCATATCCGATTATCCATGTTTGTATAGTTTTGCTATGAAGTTGCAATGTAAGATACCTTCTTCCTTTGTTCCCCCGTTTCAGTTTCCACAGCTTTAGAGCAAAACATTCTTAATATTCTGCAGGTGATGTCTCTGCTATTAACCTTTCTTGGAGAGCAAGGTGGTATACTGCTATTGAAATAGGCGGTAGCTTGCGCTATCTCCATGAAGAATGCCCCGACGGACCGATCGTTCATCAATCTGTTTGTTCATCTAACATTGTTTATTCTCATGGTTGCTCACCTATGGTAAGTAAATCTAAAACTATATCTTTTGTATTAGAAATTTGCATACAGATTACTGACTGATGTTTATGGATTTGTATTACCATATTGAAGCTAAGCAATTTTATGACAGCCAAGTGGTACAAAGGTGATGTTCCTTTTAACGGGAATTCAACTGGAAAGTAAGAAAAAATTTTCTccatatgagttgaatttttacaCGTCTTTTGCCTGTAATTTTTACACGTCTTTGCATGTAACTTTTAAGGTGAGATTTTATAGGGTCTTTTTTAAATCAATGGTAAtggttaaaagataaaaataagaGTTGTACCTGTTTGATTAAATCACATTAGAAACTAAAAAATTATGCGGGAGACCTGAAACCTATCAATCCGCCACCAATATGTTACTTTTCTCTAGAAATTAGTTTTTCTCATTCTTTAgtattaaaactaattaaattggttaaaatgCGAATTTTACATGACATGATCAACAATGTATTGatgtttctttttcttcctttttatttcaCCCGTTGATTTAAAAAAATCTCACAAGATCCCATtataatataatctttaaataaatGTCACCCATGTCAAAATATTTGTGATAATTTTGAACCTGTTTTTGGTGGATGAAGATGCCCAAACCTAGAGGAAGACAAGCAACTTTATGTGGATATACATGACTATGGATTGTTTCTTGTGGAGCTTATTTCTGGAAAAGTTGCAGGTTGCTTTCCACATGAAAATGAGGGTCAGTCCCTGATAGACTGGGTAAGATTTTTGTTGAAATTGCTTCCTATGGTGactattttctattattataagGAGGTTTTCGTAAAAACATCATGAACACCTCTGTATTAAAAATCAGATTACATTTTATCccatttactaaaaaataaataaattaatcctaATACGTTAAATCAAAAAACAAATTGATCATTCTCttaaaaattccattcatttctattattaaaaactggTCCTTATACATCAGCATGAGATACACAAGACACGCTTGTATCACTGTTTGATTATTCTATCAACcacactagtttttaacaatataaatgaatgaattttttaacgAAAAAGATCAACTTCCTCTTCAATCTAAAATAGATGGACTAATTTGTCAATTCTTTCAGTAAAGgaaacaaaatacaatctaacttctaataaaagaaactCCATAAAACTTTTATAGGAGTTTCTCGATGAAAATGATTATGAATCATCACATATGTTCTAAGAAATTTTTAGGCAGCTAGAAATATCGAACAAATATAAGCTATGTTACCCGGATTTAGATGAAAGTTAGATACTAACATTTGTCTATCACGAGGTTATACCAACGTCTGACTATGTATTAGGATGGCATTAATGCTCTTCATACTTAAATGAAGGCGCTGCCGCTTCTAGAAAGCAGTTCAGTCACTCAACTGATGGATCCGAGATTGGCGGATAAAGAAGATGATTTGAAGGTGGTTCATTGTATGGCTCGGGCGGCTTTGCTTTGTCTGAAAAATGATTCCGGTCGCAGT
Protein-coding sequences here:
- the LOC107927892 gene encoding proline-rich receptor-like protein kinase PERK14, with amino-acid sequence MCIYWNVECNVAVMKGKDVATLMPSRAPKPDYSPVSSEQADAQTWPDDRSLNDQETGNQNVIEEGESSIQQTPRGPSWYPLQFRPGFPREFLFSEIEEITNGFSDIICQEENLKVYEGVLQNTPVIVKSIQDDEQFWSMLTILSRVRHRNIMNIVGYCCTATNRLLISDYPCLYSFAMKLQCDVSAINLSWRARWYTAIEIGGSLRYLHEECPDGPIVHQSVCSSNIVYSHGCSPMLSNFMTAKWYKGDVPFNGNSTGKCPNLEEDKQLYVDIHDYGLFLVELISGKVAGCFPHENEGQSLIDWVRFLLKLLPMVTIFYYYKEVFVKTS